One window from the genome of SAR324 cluster bacterium encodes:
- a CDS encoding CHASE2 domain-containing protein: MINRFFKISPLKLALFITGSVLFIYSQRYEPLTFLDKKWTDFQQKYYTQVPQSDRIFIAAIDAKSVEHYGRWPWPRSRFSELIRTLNEFYQVRTIGLDILFSEPEVNTDHDAILGQTIAEAGNVILGYFIHSKSGLFQLDHTAMAQLEAGKVPAEVMAKLQLLTNRAPLKWPQFKALLQQKLTTSQYQQYWEILWLATHLHRWHKLTPQQISVEQQTIGSSQIATVVGQRFLNEAPLIQGYAAEPSISLITRQAAGQGFLNAFQDSEDGVLRRSHLVQRLGDQLYTSVDVQILKHYLNANNVSVQLNETGIQNIGLGATSIPLYKDGSLLLNYKGPRETFPTISIYDIIEHHIPRETLHDRIALVGATEIGLLDSFVTPLGGDYPGIEFHATVLENILSETWLQRVPHERWQTFLLLIFIGVGLSLAAASYSYLVFSLIAWGGLGIALGSYSYLLHVKHTWYSVIYTILLFSGIWIAQTVYAFFKADAEKRQEQKLSQDIIYNAPISIFTTDLQGVVIAENTAARRLFKLPQNHSTLGENWGAPDSIFHQNIDSPNLLQQILNGTQPEAHLTRVPYTSTLHQFSPLVVNIHIAPLKRGADLLGTIIQFEDITDMERALREKEAAQLAAFKQKETTERQMAGGFAHEMRNALVGAKLIVDKSLGYMGAKPYESLSYQSCVHLKKIYEVLASAESSELPHILSLMKNIYRNEEQIDKGLQLIHKSTSHALAITDQILNFAKLSKEEKGLQPIQMDQIILDVVEELRQTLEEHHITAQLNLAGNGHFQAHPHQLHLMLSHLLKNAIDALLERGGADLAIALKSWQRDSVYTVTIADNGIGIDPAIQSRIFDAFFSTKPESGTGLGLSFVQKIVHLYEGSLEVHSGEPDETTGMKTTFTVHFPVTA; this comes from the coding sequence ATGATAAATCGTTTTTTTAAAATTTCACCGCTTAAATTGGCATTATTCATCACAGGCAGCGTCTTATTCATTTATAGCCAGCGCTATGAACCGCTCACATTTCTGGATAAAAAGTGGACTGATTTTCAACAAAAATATTATACACAGGTTCCACAAAGCGATCGTATTTTTATTGCGGCCATTGATGCCAAAAGCGTGGAGCACTATGGCCGTTGGCCTTGGCCACGTTCACGTTTTTCGGAACTCATTCGTACCTTAAATGAGTTCTATCAAGTGCGCACTATCGGACTTGATATTTTATTTTCGGAACCAGAAGTCAATACAGATCATGACGCCATCTTGGGGCAAACAATTGCAGAGGCCGGAAACGTCATTTTAGGATATTTTATTCATAGTAAATCAGGACTTTTCCAACTCGATCATACGGCCATGGCTCAGTTAGAAGCCGGGAAGGTGCCTGCTGAAGTGATGGCAAAGCTACAACTGCTTACCAACCGTGCGCCACTAAAGTGGCCACAGTTTAAGGCACTGCTTCAGCAAAAATTAACCACATCGCAATATCAGCAATATTGGGAAATACTTTGGCTGGCGACGCATCTTCATCGCTGGCATAAATTGACGCCGCAGCAAATTAGTGTTGAACAACAAACAATTGGATCATCACAAATCGCCACTGTTGTGGGACAACGTTTTTTGAACGAGGCCCCGCTCATTCAAGGGTATGCGGCAGAGCCGAGTATTTCCCTGATTACCAGACAGGCCGCCGGACAGGGATTTCTCAATGCGTTTCAAGATAGTGAAGACGGTGTTTTGCGGCGTAGCCACCTGGTGCAACGATTGGGTGATCAACTCTATACGTCTGTGGATGTTCAAATTCTCAAACATTACTTGAATGCCAATAATGTGAGCGTTCAATTAAATGAGACGGGTATCCAAAACATAGGATTGGGTGCCACAAGCATTCCTCTGTATAAAGATGGTTCCTTGCTGCTCAACTACAAAGGTCCACGCGAAACATTCCCAACGATTTCGATCTACGATATCATTGAACACCACATACCTAGAGAAACCTTGCATGACCGAATTGCCCTGGTTGGAGCAACTGAAATTGGGTTGCTTGATTCTTTTGTGACCCCCTTGGGGGGAGATTATCCCGGCATCGAATTTCATGCGACCGTTTTGGAGAATATTCTTTCTGAAACCTGGTTACAGAGAGTACCCCATGAACGCTGGCAAACATTTTTGCTGTTGATCTTCATCGGGGTGGGATTGAGTCTGGCCGCCGCCTCTTATTCATATCTTGTTTTTAGTTTGATCGCCTGGGGCGGGCTTGGTATTGCGCTGGGTAGCTATTCATATCTCCTGCATGTTAAACATACCTGGTATAGTGTCATTTATACGATTTTGTTATTTTCAGGAATCTGGATTGCCCAGACCGTCTATGCGTTTTTCAAAGCAGACGCAGAAAAACGGCAAGAGCAAAAACTTTCTCAGGATATCATTTACAATGCGCCCATCTCAATTTTTACTACGGATCTTCAGGGCGTAGTGATCGCTGAAAATACCGCGGCACGCCGCTTATTTAAACTGCCACAAAACCACTCCACACTTGGAGAAAACTGGGGAGCCCCTGATTCAATTTTTCACCAAAACATAGACAGCCCGAACCTGCTTCAGCAAATTTTAAATGGCACACAACCGGAAGCCCACTTGACTCGCGTCCCATATACTTCCACGCTACATCAATTTTCTCCTTTAGTGGTCAATATCCATATAGCTCCACTCAAACGTGGTGCAGACCTGTTAGGCACTATTATTCAGTTTGAAGATATTACCGATATGGAACGTGCCCTGCGTGAAAAAGAGGCGGCACAATTAGCGGCTTTCAAACAAAAAGAAACGACAGAACGGCAAATGGCGGGCGGGTTTGCGCATGAAATGAGAAATGCGCTGGTCGGAGCGAAACTCATTGTGGATAAATCCTTAGGCTATATGGGTGCTAAACCCTACGAAAGTCTTAGCTACCAAAGTTGTGTGCATCTCAAAAAAATCTATGAAGTCCTTGCCTCTGCAGAAAGCTCAGAACTCCCTCACATTCTGTCGCTGATGAAAAATATCTATAGAAATGAAGAACAAATTGACAAGGGATTACAGTTAATCCACAAATCGACTTCGCATGCCTTGGCCATTACTGATCAAATTTTGAATTTTGCCAAACTCAGCAAAGAGGAAAAAGGGCTACAGCCTATCCAGATGGATCAAATCATTTTAGATGTGGTTGAAGAACTCCGTCAAACCTTGGAAGAACACCACATTACGGCGCAGTTAAATTTAGCAGGAAATGGGCATTTTCAGGCGCATCCGCACCAGTTGCATTTAATGCTCAGCCACCTGCTTAAAAATGCGATTGATGCTCTTTTGGAACGAGGCGGGGCGGACTTGGCAATTGCCCTCAAGAGTTGGCAAAGAGATTCAGTTTATACAGTTACCATCGCCGATAATGGTATAGGCATTGACCCTGCCATTCAGTCAAGAATATTTGATGCGTTCTTTTCCACAAAACCAGAGTCTGGAACAGGGCTGGGTTTAAGCTTTGTGCAGAAGATTGTCCACTTATATGAAGGATCTCTGGAGGTTCACAGCGGCGAACCGGATGAGACCACAGGGATGAAAACAACGTTCACCGTTCATTTCCCTGTTACTGCTTAA